A genomic window from Acidobacteriota bacterium includes:
- a CDS encoding YopX family protein has protein sequence MNRIIKFRAWDKREKKMIVPEDLFDPYNIPVEPDEYGFTLKSKFELMQFTGLLDKNGSEIFEGDIVSWGSSRNMFIKYEDRGMYEFWHTETEKAHHWGIWNIHKELEVIGNIYENPELIINPPKAYEPCI, from the coding sequence ATGAATAGAATAATCAAATTTCGAGCTTGGGATAAAAGAGAAAAAAAGATGATAGTCCCTGAAGACCTTTTTGATCCTTACAATATCCCTGTTGAGCCCGATGAGTATGGCTTTACATTAAAAAGCAAGTTCGAGCTAATGCAATTCACCGGACTCTTAGATAAGAACGGGTCGGAAATATTTGAGGGAGATATTGTATCTTGGGGTTCTTCAAGAAATATGTTCATTAAATATGAAGACAGAGGAATGTATGAATTCTGGCATACAGAAACAGAAAAAGCTCACCACTGGGGAATCTGGAATATACATAAAGAACTCGAAGTCATCGGCAACATTTATGAAAATCCAGAATTAATCATTAACCCACCTAAAGCGTATGAACCTTGTATTTAA